The sequence ATGATTTTACCTGTTTTAGCATTGACTTTTACATCATATTCCACACCCTGTGCATTGACAAGTTCAACATCAAAAGTCGCACCATAACGGCTATCATGGTCAAATTCTACTTTTTTAACTTTGCTATTTTTGATTTGTTTTTGAGCAATTTGACCTGCTTTTTCTTTAGAAATATATTGATCTTTATTTTGTTGATAAATACGCTCATCATTATCAGCAAATACTGCAGGAGCAGTGGTCAAAGTTGCTGTTGCAATCACAGTAGCAGAAATAATTTGTTTAAGATTAAACATGGAAAATACTCCGAATAAAGTTTAAATTGATTATGCATTTAGGCATAATGTCTTGCGATGGATATATGATATAAAATAAAAATTAGCTAAAAATTAGTGTGATGTAA comes from Moraxella sp. ZY210820 and encodes:
- a CDS encoding PepSY domain-containing protein; the protein is MFNLKQIISATVIATATLTTAPAVFADNDERIYQQNKDQYISKEKAGQIAQKQIKNSKVKKVEFDHDSRYGATFDVELVNAQGVEYDVKVNAKTGKIIAQNHDDRDDHDDHDD